In Streptomyces longhuiensis, the following proteins share a genomic window:
- a CDS encoding FG-GAP repeat domain-containing protein, whose amino-acid sequence MNLDDSGRGSSAVAIGDLNNDGKPDLVTAIRTEGLGVFLGSGGGSYGAVTKYAAPRTSWSNLFINSAVIRDVNGDGHKDVISQDARGNVALVWLGDGSGALRAGAAVQLNPRPGCDTTGDNPCVVRWPNDVAVGDFDEDGKPDLATSNTNTNNVAVVLGNGDGTFGAATRFGLGGSTGPQGIAAADLNGDGHRDLVTSNSSAGTLSVLLGDGDGGFGTASNVSAGVPLPSKLKLADVNEDGKLDAVIVAPGTPGRVAVLPGDGAGGFGTASVLSAGSNLTSASVSDLNGDCHADLVVSSSGSHEVVVLEGDGTGAFGSPLAFGLNGGSNPYAAAVADLDGDGRPDVVTANSNSSATFVKDASVLLNTTKRPRTATHQQRSDAPGRGCDHGRRLLRDHR is encoded by the coding sequence GTGAACCTCGACGACAGCGGCCGTGGCAGCTCCGCCGTCGCGATCGGCGATCTCAACAACGACGGGAAGCCGGACCTTGTGACGGCGATCCGCACCGAGGGCCTCGGCGTGTTCCTCGGCTCGGGCGGCGGCAGCTACGGCGCCGTAACGAAGTACGCGGCGCCGCGCACCTCTTGGTCGAACCTCTTTATCAACTCGGCAGTGATCCGCGACGTCAACGGCGACGGCCACAAGGACGTCATCAGCCAGGACGCGCGCGGCAACGTCGCTCTGGTCTGGCTCGGCGACGGCTCCGGCGCTCTCCGTGCCGGAGCGGCCGTGCAACTCAACCCGAGGCCCGGGTGCGACACCACGGGCGACAACCCCTGTGTCGTGCGCTGGCCGAACGACGTCGCCGTCGGCGACTTCGACGAGGACGGCAAGCCGGATCTCGCGACGTCCAACACGAACACGAACAACGTCGCGGTAGTGCTCGGCAACGGCGACGGAACATTCGGCGCGGCGACGCGGTTCGGACTGGGCGGCAGTACCGGCCCGCAGGGCATCGCGGCCGCCGATCTCAACGGCGATGGCCATCGGGATCTCGTCACGTCGAACTCATCGGCCGGCACGCTCTCCGTGCTGCTGGGCGACGGAGACGGGGGCTTCGGCACAGCTTCGAACGTCTCGGCCGGTGTGCCACTACCGTCCAAGCTCAAGCTCGCCGACGTCAACGAGGACGGCAAGCTTGACGCCGTCATCGTGGCGCCCGGCACGCCGGGGCGCGTCGCTGTCCTGCCCGGCGACGGCGCGGGCGGGTTCGGCACCGCGAGTGTCCTGTCGGCGGGGTCGAACCTCACCTCCGCGTCGGTGTCCGACCTGAATGGCGATTGCCACGCCGACCTGGTCGTCTCCAGCTCCGGCTCGCACGAGGTCGTGGTGTTGGAGGGCGACGGCACGGGTGCGTTCGGCAGCCCGCTCGCATTCGGGCTCAACGGCGGTAGCAACCCGTATGCCGCAGCGGTAGCCGACCTCGACGGCGACGGGCGTCCCGATGTCGTCACGGCCAACAGCAACAGCTCGGCGACGTTCGTCAAGGACGCGTCGGTGCTGCTCAACACGACGAAGCGGCCGCGGACGGCAACACACCAGCAGCGGTCCGACGCTCCCGGGCGCGGATGCGATCACGGCCGACGGCTCCTGCGAGACCATCGTTGA